A region of the Peptococcaceae bacterium genome:
AAGGCCCATAAACACTTCCTGGTGATCGACCATGAGGGTGCCCTGTAAAATTTCACCGGCCTTCCGGTGATATCCTCAAGTAAACTTTTGGAGTGCAGGAGCTCCTTTCTGAACTCTTCCGGTTTTTGTTCATACACCAGCTTGTGCCAGTATCCGTGAGAGCCGATTTCATGCCCGTTTTCAACGATTTTTTTAATAAGTCCCGGGTGTTTTCCGGCCACACAGCCAAGGATGAAAAAAGTCGCCTTAAGGTCGTGTTTCTCCAACAGCCCAAGAAGCAAAAGAGTGCTTTGCTCGATCCTGTCCTGGCAATGCTCGTACTGGTCTACTGAAATATTTAAAGCATTAGCGTGATACCAATCTTCTATATCAACTGTCAGTATATTTTTCAAAGTAATCACCCTTTAAAACAAATCTCCACATTTCGCGGTCGAGCAGGTACCTGAAACACGCTAAAAGAAAGCCTAAGGCTGGTAGCGGGTCGTCCAGGGAGAGGATGTCGTCATAAACATCCCTTTTTTTTCCGGCCAAAAATGGCGGATCCATTTTCAGCCTGTCTTTGTTGGTTATGAAATGAAGAATATCGCCCGGCAGAAGCCAGCGACATTTTATGCCCTGCTTGTATGAATTTACTTCTTCCGCATCCCCCTCCACAGCCAGCTTATACAAAAGCCAGGGGAAATCTACTCCCGCTATAACAGCCAGGTGCAAGGAGCCCCAAAACCTCGGGTTTATTTCCATGAAGTATGCCTTCCCCTGCTTGTCCACCAGGAATTCAAGCTCGGCAATCCCTGTCCAATTCAAATCCTTCAACAACTTTAATCCCTGCTCTACCAGTTCCGGGAAAAAGACGCTTTCCTGCACCACGCTTGTTCCTATATCCACCGGATAATGCCTGATCTGTCTTTGCACAAAAGAAGCCCTCAATTGAGAAGATTTGTTAAACAGAAGACACACGCTGTATTTTGCGGCAGGCGGTATATATTCTTGTATAATCGGATAAGGATGCTCCTTGTGAACCCTAAGATAAACCCCGGCTAACTCCTTTCTTTCCTTTACAAGCTTTATGCCCCTTGAACCCGAACTTTTTCGCGGCTTGATCACTACTGGTAATTCCAGTCTTTTGATTATATCGTCTAATTTCTCCAAATCATTTGGCTGCACAGTCTCCGGGCAAAGCAGCCCTGCGCGCTGTGCGGCTAAAACCGAGAGCCCCTTGTCGGCAGCAATCCTGTAACTATCTACCGGCGGCAAAACAAAATGGCAAATCTTTTCCACTTCTTCCCTTCGTTCCATAACAACTTCCAGAGCTGCGTCATCCACGGGCATACATGCGTCACAGCGATACTTTTGCAGGCTTTCAACAAGCCAATTGAAAAATTCTCCAGGATATTTCTTCGGATCGGGATAAACCAATGAACGGCTGCAATACTTGGAATAAAGAGCGGGAGCAAATCTGGTCTTTTCCGCTGCCAGCACTTCCAGCCCTTTTTTGCCCAATGAGCGGACAACTGCCAGGGTCATCCTGGGTTGACCGTCCGTAACCAATATCCTTGCCTTCATTTCTCGCCTGCTCCCTATTTGTTTTTCCTTTTTAATCCCCTGCCCAAAACCTCTTTCCACATTTGAAGGTCCGGCAAGTACCTTAAACAAGCTAAAACAAAACCCAGTGTCGGCAGCGGGTCGTCCCAGGACAGGATGTCGTCATGCACATTTCTTTTCTTGCCGGCTAAAAACGGGGGGTCCATTTTAAACCTGTCCTTATTCGCTATGAAATGAAGGATATCACCAGGCAACAACCAGCGTCCCATCAGTCCGGTTATATATGTATGCACTTCTTCCACATCCCCTTCCATGGCCAACCTGTACAAAAGCCATGGAAAATCAACTCCTGCCAGTATCGCGGTATTTAATGACGCCCAAAGCCTTGGATTCA
Encoded here:
- a CDS encoding ATP-grasp domain-containing protein, which encodes MKARILVTDGQPRMTLAVVRSLGKKGLEVLAAEKTRFAPALYSKYCSRSLVYPDPKKYPGEFFNWLVESLQKYRCDACMPVDDAALEVVMERREEVEKICHFVLPPVDSYRIAADKGLSVLAAQRAGLLCPETVQPNDLEKLDDIIKRLELPVVIKPRKSSGSRGIKLVKERKELAGVYLRVHKEHPYPIIQEYIPPAAKYSVCLLFNKSSQLRASFVQRQIRHYPVDIGTSVVQESVFFPELVEQGLKLLKDLNWTGIAELEFLVDKQGKAYFMEINPRFWGSLHLAVIAGVDFPWLLYKLAVEGDAEEVNSYKQGIKCRWLLPGDILHFITNKDRLKMDPPFLAGKKRDVYDDILSLDDPLPALGFLLACFRYLLDREMWRFVLKGDYFEKYTDS